One Setaria italica strain Yugu1 chromosome I, Setaria_italica_v2.0, whole genome shotgun sequence DNA window includes the following coding sequences:
- the LOC101761511 gene encoding protein GLUTAMINE DUMPER 4: MRLARIAMAMEDGGGASSSVAQPAAMGMGYERHFQPPPFWSTPTPYLFIGFAVVMALIAVALAVLLCTRRKEDEGGRGAEGGQVMAVRVLAPLDREDAAVPRVLVVMAGHSAPSFLASAAPFASFAAAAAGDDAKPQQHVGGKDGADAV, translated from the coding sequence ATGAGGCTCGCAAGAATCGCCATGGCgatggaggacggcggcggcgcgtcgtcgtcggtggcGCAGCCGGCCGCCATGGGCATGGGCTACGAGCGCCACTTCCAGCCGCCGCCGTTCTGGTCAACGCCGACGCCGTACCTCTTCATCGGGTTCGCCGTGGTGATGGCGCTCATCGCCGTGGCGCTGGCCGTGCTCCTCTGCACCCGCCGCAAGGAGGACGAGGGGGGCCGCGGCGCCGAGGGCGGCCAGGTCATGGCCGTGCGCGTGCTGGCGCCGCTGGACAGGGAGGACGCGGCGGTGCCCAGGGTGCTCGTCGTCATGGCCGGCCACAGCGCGCCGTCGTTCCTCGCCAGCGCCGCGCCGTTCGCCAGcttcgccgccgcagcagccgggGACGACGCCAAGCCGCAGCAGCACGTTGGCGGCAAGGACGGCGCCGACGCCGTGTAG